The Streptomyces nitrosporeus genome includes a window with the following:
- a CDS encoding ABC transporter permease: MGRYVARRLLQMIPVFLGSTMLVFAMMYVLPGDPVRALAGEQTVDPAQIAAMKKDLGLDLPFWHQYWNYLVGLFQGDFGTEIASGRPVSETIADAFPITIRLALFAFVFTVLVGISIGVFAGLKADTLRDRGLLVLTLLLISVPSFVLGFLAQYFFAHQLGWVDPNVSAEANWGELLLPAVVLGSLSLAYVARLTRTSIAENLRADYMRTAVAKGLPRRRVIGVHLMRNSMIPVVTFLGTDLGALLGGAVVTEGIFNVQGVGRAVFGALQHREGATVVGIVTLIVIVYLVTSLLVDLLYAVLDPRIRYA, from the coding sequence ATGGGGCGTTACGTCGCGCGGCGACTGCTCCAGATGATCCCGGTCTTCCTCGGATCAACCATGCTGGTCTTCGCCATGATGTATGTGCTGCCCGGCGATCCCGTGCGCGCACTCGCAGGCGAGCAGACCGTCGACCCCGCACAGATCGCGGCCATGAAGAAGGACCTCGGCCTCGACCTGCCGTTCTGGCACCAGTACTGGAACTATCTGGTCGGGCTCTTCCAGGGTGACTTCGGAACGGAGATCGCCAGCGGTCGTCCGGTGTCCGAGACCATCGCGGACGCTTTCCCGATCACGATCAGGCTGGCGCTGTTTGCCTTCGTCTTCACCGTTCTCGTCGGTATCTCCATCGGCGTCTTCGCCGGACTCAAGGCCGACACCCTCCGCGACCGCGGCCTGCTCGTCCTGACGCTGCTGCTCATCTCGGTGCCGTCGTTCGTGCTCGGCTTCCTCGCCCAGTACTTCTTCGCCCACCAGCTCGGCTGGGTCGACCCCAACGTCAGCGCGGAAGCGAACTGGGGTGAGCTGCTCCTGCCGGCGGTCGTCCTCGGGTCGCTCTCCCTCGCGTACGTCGCGCGCCTGACCCGTACGTCGATCGCGGAGAACCTGCGCGCCGACTACATGCGCACCGCGGTGGCCAAGGGCCTGCCGCGCCGTCGCGTCATCGGCGTCCACCTCATGCGCAACTCGATGATCCCGGTGGTCACCTTCCTCGGTACCGACCTCGGTGCGCTGCTCGGCGGCGCCGTCGTCACCGAGGGGATCTTCAACGTCCAGGGTGTGGGCCGGGCGGTCTTCGGTGCGCTGCAGCACCGTGAAGGCGCCACGGTCGTCGGCATCGTGACGCTGATCGTCATCGTCTATCTCGTCACCAGCCTGCTCGTCGACCTGCTTTACGCGGTCCTGGACCCGAGGATCCGTTATGCCTGA
- a CDS encoding ABC transporter permease translates to MPEQQPWDDPSGSGAISGAGAGGAMDLAMDEGATLEKTPGGPDGAGPAGKPRSLWSDAWRDLRRNPVFIISGLIILFLVVISVWPSLIASQDPLDCDLGKAQEGSQPGHPFGFDGQGCDVYTRTVYGARTSVTVGVLSTLGVSLLGGVLGGLAGFFGGTWDAVLSRITDVFFGIPVVLGGLVFLSVVTSSTVWPVIGFIVLLGWPQIARIARGSVITAKQNDYVQAARALGASNARMMLRHITPNAIAPVIVVATIALGTYISLEATLSYLGVGLKPPAVSWGIDISAASQYIRNAPHMLLWPAGALAVTVLAFIMLGDAVRDALDPKLR, encoded by the coding sequence ATGCCTGAGCAGCAGCCGTGGGACGACCCGTCGGGGAGCGGAGCGATCTCGGGGGCCGGGGCGGGCGGGGCCATGGACCTCGCGATGGACGAGGGCGCGACGCTGGAGAAAACCCCGGGCGGCCCCGACGGGGCCGGGCCCGCGGGCAAGCCCCGCAGCCTGTGGTCCGACGCCTGGCGCGACCTGCGCCGCAACCCCGTCTTCATCATCTCCGGGCTGATCATCCTGTTCCTGGTGGTCATCTCGGTCTGGCCGTCGCTGATCGCCTCCCAGGACCCGCTCGACTGCGACCTGGGCAAGGCGCAGGAAGGCTCCCAGCCCGGCCACCCCTTCGGCTTCGACGGCCAGGGCTGCGACGTCTACACCCGCACCGTCTACGGCGCGCGGACCTCGGTGACCGTCGGCGTGCTGTCCACGCTCGGGGTCTCCCTGCTCGGCGGCGTACTGGGCGGGCTGGCCGGGTTCTTCGGCGGGACGTGGGACGCGGTCCTCTCCCGCATCACGGACGTCTTCTTCGGCATCCCCGTGGTCCTCGGCGGCCTGGTCTTCCTCTCCGTGGTCACCAGCTCCACCGTCTGGCCCGTGATCGGCTTCATCGTCCTGCTCGGCTGGCCGCAGATCGCCCGTATCGCACGCGGCTCCGTCATCACCGCCAAACAGAACGACTACGTCCAGGCGGCCAGGGCGCTCGGGGCCTCCAACGCGCGGATGATGCTGCGGCACATCACCCCCAACGCCATCGCCCCCGTGATCGTCGTCGCGACCATCGCCCTGGGGACCTACATCTCGCTGGAGGCGACCCTCTCCTACCTCGGGGTCGGACTGAAACCACCGGCCGTGTCCTGGGGGATCGACATCTCCGCCGCCTCGCAGTACATCCGCAACGCGCCGCACATGCTGCTCTGGCCCGCCGGGGCGCTCGCGGTCACCGTGCTCGCCTTCATCATGCTCGGCGACGCGGTACGCGACGCCCTCGACCCCAAGCTGCGCTGA
- a CDS encoding ABC transporter ATP-binding protein: MAELKKESVDATPNVTEVATVNAGTETEAVAAIDAPVSKGEPILQVRNLVKHFPLTQGILFKKQVGAVKAVDGVSFDLYQGETLGIVGESGCGKSTVAKLLMTLERATAGEVFYKGQDITKLSGRALKAVRRNIQMVFQDPYTSLNPRMTVGDIIGETFEIHPEVAPKGDRRRRVQELLDVVGLNPEYINRYPHQFSGGQRQRIGIARGLALNPEIIICDEPVSALDVSVQAQVINLMEKLQDEFNLSYLFIAHDLSIVRHISDRVGVMYLGKMAEIGTDTQIYDHPTHPYTQALLSAVPVPDPDAREGRERIILTGDVPSPANPPSGCRFRTRCWKAEDKCATEVPLLAVPERFKATDTPAAHESACHFAEEKNVVNAA, translated from the coding sequence ATGGCTGAGCTCAAGAAGGAGTCCGTGGACGCCACCCCGAACGTCACCGAAGTGGCGACCGTCAACGCGGGTACCGAGACGGAGGCCGTGGCGGCGATCGACGCCCCCGTCTCCAAGGGGGAGCCGATCCTCCAGGTCCGCAACCTGGTCAAGCACTTCCCGCTGACCCAGGGCATCCTCTTCAAGAAGCAGGTCGGCGCGGTCAAGGCCGTGGACGGGGTCTCCTTCGACCTCTACCAGGGCGAGACCCTCGGTATCGTCGGTGAGTCCGGCTGCGGCAAGTCCACGGTCGCCAAGCTGCTGATGACGCTGGAGCGGGCCACCGCGGGCGAGGTCTTCTACAAGGGCCAGGACATCACCAAGCTGTCCGGCCGTGCGCTGAAGGCCGTGCGCCGCAACATCCAGATGGTGTTCCAGGACCCGTACACCTCGCTGAACCCGCGGATGACGGTCGGCGACATCATCGGGGAGACCTTCGAGATCCACCCCGAGGTGGCCCCGAAGGGCGACCGGCGCCGCCGGGTGCAGGAGCTCCTGGACGTCGTCGGGCTGAACCCGGAGTACATCAACCGCTACCCGCACCAGTTCTCCGGCGGCCAGCGCCAGCGCATCGGCATCGCCCGCGGCCTCGCGCTCAACCCGGAGATCATCATCTGCGACGAGCCGGTCTCCGCGCTCGACGTGTCGGTGCAGGCCCAGGTCATCAACCTGATGGAGAAGCTCCAGGACGAGTTCAACCTGTCCTACCTCTTCATCGCGCACGACCTGTCGATCGTGCGGCACATCTCCGACCGGGTCGGCGTGATGTACCTCGGCAAGATGGCCGAGATCGGTACCGACACGCAGATCTACGACCACCCGACGCACCCCTACACCCAGGCGCTGCTGTCGGCGGTCCCGGTCCCCGACCCGGACGCCCGTGAGGGCCGCGAGCGGATCATCCTCACCGGTGACGTCCCCTCGCCGGCCAACCCGCCCTCGGGCTGCCGCTTCCGCACCCGGTGCTGGAAGGCCGAGGACAAGTGCGCCACCGAGGTGCCGCTGCTGGCGGTCCCCGAGCGCTTCAAGGCCACGGACACGCCCGCGGCGCACGAGTCGGCGTGCCACTTCGCCGAGGAGAAGAACGTCGTGAACGCGGCGTAA
- a CDS encoding ABC transporter ATP-binding protein — protein MTIIDKTADVPAPRGSDDTGGPLLEVRDLHVEFHTRDGVAKAVNGVNYNVSAGETLAVLGESGSGKSVTAQAIMGILDMPPGRIPKGEILFRGQDMLKMSAEERRQIRGRKIAMIFQDALSSLNPVLSVGYQLGEMFRVHKGMSKKEAKAKSIELMDRVKIPAAKARVSDYPHQFSGGMRQRIMIAMALALEPDLIIADEPTTALDVTVQAQVMDLLAELQRDFNMGLILITHDLGVVADVADKIAVMYAGRIVETAPVHEIYKRPAHPYTKGLLDSIPRLDQKGQELYAIKGLPPNLLHVPSGCAFNPRCTMAQDVCRTDIPALLPVTEQDGTELAGRGSACHFWKETIHG, from the coding sequence ATGACCATCATCGACAAGACCGCGGACGTCCCCGCTCCGCGCGGGTCCGACGACACGGGCGGCCCGCTGCTCGAGGTCCGCGACCTGCACGTGGAGTTCCACACCCGTGACGGGGTCGCCAAGGCCGTCAACGGCGTCAACTACAACGTCAGCGCGGGCGAGACCCTCGCGGTGCTCGGCGAGTCCGGCTCCGGCAAGTCCGTGACCGCCCAGGCGATCATGGGCATCCTGGACATGCCCCCCGGCCGCATCCCGAAGGGCGAGATCCTCTTCCGCGGCCAGGACATGCTCAAGATGTCGGCCGAGGAGCGCCGGCAGATCCGCGGCCGGAAGATCGCGATGATCTTCCAGGACGCGCTGTCCTCGCTCAACCCGGTCCTCAGCGTCGGCTACCAGCTCGGCGAGATGTTCCGGGTCCACAAGGGCATGTCCAAGAAGGAGGCCAAGGCCAAGTCCATCGAGCTGATGGACCGGGTGAAGATCCCGGCGGCCAAGGCCCGTGTCTCGGACTACCCGCACCAGTTCTCCGGCGGTATGCGCCAGCGCATCATGATCGCGATGGCGCTCGCCCTGGAGCCGGACCTGATCATCGCGGACGAGCCCACCACGGCGCTCGACGTGACGGTCCAGGCCCAGGTCATGGACCTCCTCGCGGAGCTCCAGCGTGACTTCAACATGGGTCTGATCCTCATCACGCACGACCTCGGTGTCGTCGCTGACGTCGCCGACAAGATCGCCGTGATGTACGCGGGCCGGATCGTCGAGACCGCCCCGGTCCACGAGATCTACAAGCGTCCCGCGCACCCCTACACCAAGGGGCTGCTGGACTCGATCCCGCGCCTGGACCAGAAGGGCCAGGAGCTCTACGCGATCAAGGGCCTGCCGCCCAACCTGCTGCACGTGCCGTCCGGCTGCGCCTTCAACCCGCGCTGCACCATGGCGCAGGACGTGTGCCGTACGGACATCCCGGCCCTGCTCCCGGTGACCGAGCAGGACGGCACCGAGCTGGCCGGCCGCGGCAGCGCCTGCCACTTCTGGAAGGAGACGATCCATGGCTGA
- a CDS encoding ABC transporter permease — protein sequence MGRYVIRRLLQMIPVFFGTTLLIFLMVNVMGDPIAGLCGDRQCDPATASRLRAEFGLDKPVWQQYVTYMGNVFTGDFGTAFNGQKVTELMGTAFPVTIRLTVVAIVFEIVIGISLGVVTGLRRGRPVDTTVLILTLIVISVPTFVTGLLLQLLLGVQWGVIKPSVSTGAPLDELIVPGLVLASVSLAYVTRLTRTSIAENSRADYVRTAVAKGLPRRRVVIRHLLRNSLIPVVTFIGTDVGALMGGAIVTERIFNIHGVGYQLYQGILRQNSQTVVGFVTVLVLVFLAANLIVDLLYAVLDPRIRYA from the coding sequence ATGGGACGTTATGTGATCCGGCGGCTGCTGCAGATGATCCCCGTCTTCTTCGGCACCACGCTTCTGATCTTCCTCATGGTGAACGTGATGGGAGACCCCATCGCGGGCCTCTGCGGCGACCGGCAGTGCGACCCCGCGACAGCCTCCCGGCTGCGGGCCGAATTCGGCCTGGACAAGCCCGTCTGGCAGCAATACGTGACCTACATGGGCAACGTCTTCACCGGCGACTTCGGCACCGCCTTCAACGGGCAGAAGGTCACCGAGCTGATGGGCACCGCCTTCCCCGTCACCATCCGGCTGACCGTCGTCGCCATCGTCTTCGAGATCGTCATCGGCATCAGCCTCGGCGTCGTCACGGGCCTGCGCCGGGGCCGGCCCGTCGACACCACCGTGCTGATCCTCACGCTGATCGTCATCTCCGTGCCGACGTTCGTCACCGGCCTGCTGCTCCAGCTCCTGCTCGGCGTCCAGTGGGGCGTCATCAAACCGTCCGTCTCCACCGGCGCACCGCTGGACGAGCTCATCGTCCCCGGACTCGTCCTCGCCTCGGTCTCCCTCGCCTACGTCACCCGGCTCACCCGGACCTCGATCGCCGAGAACTCCCGCGCGGACTACGTCCGCACCGCCGTGGCCAAGGGGCTGCCCAGGCGCCGGGTGGTGATCCGGCACCTGCTGCGCAACTCGCTCATCCCCGTCGTCACCTTCATCGGGACGGACGTGGGGGCGCTCATGGGCGGCGCGATCGTCACCGAGCGGATCTTCAACATCCACGGCGTCGGCTACCAGCTCTACCAGGGCATCCTGCGCCAGAACTCCCAGACCGTCGTCGGGTTCGTGACCGTCCTGGTCCTGGTCTTCCTGGCGGCCAACCTGATCGTCGACCTCCTGTACGCCGTACTCGACCCGAGGATCCGCTATGCCTGA
- a CDS encoding peptide ABC transporter substrate-binding protein: MRGATQARWAACAVAVALAATACGGGDGGGGGGGGADGIVSSSWGDPQNPLEPANTNEVQGGKVLDMVFRGLVRYDPKTGEAKNEIAQSITSKDSQNFTVKIKDNWTFSNGEKITAKSFVDAWNYGAALENNQKNAYFFGYIDGYDKVHPDSGDASADTLSGLKAVDDTTFTVKLSQKFSTWPDTLGYAAFAPLPKAFYDDHDAWLSKPVGNGPYTIESYDKGSSMSLRRWDGYPGADKAQNGGIDLKVYTDNNTAYTDLTAGNLDLVDDIPASQLKNVQADLGDRYINTPAGIIQTLAFPFYDKKWDTPDAAKVRQGLSKAINRAQITDQIFRKTRTPATDWTSPVLGKDGGFKKGLCGSPCEYDKAGAKKLIEEGGGIPGGQLKISYNADTGSHKEWVDAVCNSINNVMGDNKACVGAPVGTFADFRSQVSNQKLTGAWRAGWQMDYPLIQNFLQPTYYTDASSNDGKWSNEEFDGLVDKANAETDKAKAVSTFQDAEKVLAEQMPAIPLWYQNGSAGYSDRISGVSLNPFSVPVYNEIKVK; encoded by the coding sequence ATGCGCGGAGCCACACAGGCCAGGTGGGCCGCATGTGCCGTAGCCGTCGCCCTGGCGGCCACGGCCTGCGGCGGCGGGGACGGCGGTGGCGGCGGCGGAGGCGGCGCGGACGGCATCGTCAGCTCCTCCTGGGGTGACCCGCAGAACCCGCTGGAGCCGGCGAACACCAACGAGGTGCAGGGCGGCAAGGTCCTCGACATGGTCTTCCGGGGACTCGTCCGCTACGACCCGAAGACCGGCGAGGCCAAGAACGAGATCGCCCAGTCGATCACGTCAAAGGACTCGCAGAACTTCACCGTGAAGATCAAGGACAACTGGACCTTCAGCAACGGCGAGAAGATCACCGCCAAGTCCTTCGTGGACGCCTGGAACTACGGCGCCGCGCTGGAGAACAACCAGAAGAACGCCTACTTCTTCGGCTACATCGACGGCTACGACAAGGTCCACCCCGACTCGGGCGACGCGAGCGCCGACACCCTCTCCGGCCTGAAGGCGGTGGACGACACCACCTTCACCGTGAAGCTGTCGCAGAAGTTCTCCACCTGGCCCGACACCCTCGGCTACGCGGCCTTCGCGCCCCTGCCCAAGGCCTTCTACGACGACCACGACGCATGGCTCTCCAAGCCGGTCGGCAACGGCCCCTACACCATCGAGAGCTATGACAAGGGCTCCTCGATGAGCCTGCGCAGGTGGGACGGGTACCCGGGGGCGGACAAGGCGCAGAACGGCGGCATCGACCTCAAGGTCTACACCGACAACAACACCGCCTACACCGACCTGACCGCCGGCAACCTCGACCTCGTCGACGACATCCCGGCCTCGCAGCTCAAGAACGTGCAGGCCGACCTCGGCGACCGGTACATCAACACCCCCGCGGGGATCATCCAGACCCTCGCCTTCCCCTTCTACGACAAGAAGTGGGACACCCCCGACGCGGCCAAGGTGCGCCAGGGACTGTCGAAGGCGATCAACCGCGCGCAGATCACCGACCAGATCTTCCGGAAGACCCGCACCCCGGCCACCGACTGGACCTCCCCGGTGCTCGGCAAGGACGGCGGCTTCAAGAAGGGCCTGTGCGGCTCCCCGTGCGAGTACGACAAGGCGGGGGCCAAGAAGCTCATCGAGGAGGGCGGCGGGATCCCGGGCGGCCAGCTCAAGATCTCGTACAACGCGGACACCGGCTCGCACAAGGAATGGGTCGACGCCGTCTGCAACAGCATCAACAACGTCATGGGCGACAACAAGGCATGCGTCGGCGCCCCGGTCGGCACCTTCGCCGACTTCCGCAGCCAGGTCTCCAACCAGAAACTGACCGGTGCCTGGCGGGCCGGCTGGCAGATGGACTACCCGCTGATCCAGAACTTCCTCCAGCCGACCTACTACACCGACGCCTCCTCCAACGACGGCAAGTGGAGCAACGAGGAGTTCGACGGCCTGGTGGACAAGGCCAACGCCGAGACCGACAAGGCCAAGGCGGTCTCCACCTTCCAGGACGCCGAGAAGGTCCTGGCCGAGCAGATGCCGGCCATCCCGCTCTGGTACCAGAACGGCAGCGCCGGCTACTCGGACCGGATCAGCGGCGTCTCGCTCAACCCGTTCAGCGTGCCGGTCTACAACGAGATCAAGGTCAAGTGA
- a CDS encoding ABC transporter permease: MPEVLKEAPTGLSADSAAEQAASAPVGKPRSLWSDAWHDLRRSPLFIVSAVLIFFLLMMAIAPGLFTGADPRYADLANHYLQKPKWGNFFQEDWFGYDIQGRSIYARVIYGARASIMVAVIVTALVTILGTVVGMLAGYFGGWIDTLLSRVTDIFFGVPFILGAMVILTSFDERHVWVVILALAFLGWTQIARVARGSVLTIKQADYVMAAKALGASTSRILLRHILPNAMAPVIVVATIALGGYISAEATLSFLGIGLAEPTVSWGVDISSGQEQLRNAAFVLIIPSVMVSITVLAFIMLGDAVRNALDPKLR, encoded by the coding sequence ATGCCTGAGGTGCTCAAGGAAGCCCCCACCGGCCTGTCCGCCGACTCGGCCGCCGAGCAGGCGGCCTCCGCGCCGGTGGGCAAGCCCCGCAGCCTGTGGTCGGACGCCTGGCACGACCTGCGGCGCAGCCCGCTGTTCATCGTCTCGGCCGTCCTGATCTTCTTCCTGCTGATGATGGCGATAGCCCCCGGCCTGTTCACCGGCGCGGACCCGCGCTACGCGGACCTGGCCAACCACTACCTCCAGAAGCCCAAGTGGGGGAACTTCTTCCAGGAGGACTGGTTCGGCTACGACATCCAGGGCCGCTCGATCTACGCACGTGTCATCTACGGCGCCCGTGCCTCGATCATGGTCGCGGTGATCGTCACCGCCCTCGTCACGATCCTGGGCACCGTGGTCGGCATGCTGGCCGGCTACTTCGGCGGCTGGATCGACACGCTGCTCTCCCGGGTCACCGACATCTTCTTCGGAGTCCCCTTCATCCTCGGCGCGATGGTCATCCTGACCTCGTTCGACGAGCGTCACGTCTGGGTCGTCATCCTGGCCCTGGCCTTCCTCGGCTGGACCCAGATCGCCCGTGTGGCGCGTGGTTCCGTGCTGACGATCAAGCAGGCGGACTACGTGATGGCGGCCAAGGCGCTCGGCGCCTCGACCAGCCGCATCCTGCTCCGCCACATCCTGCCGAACGCCATGGCCCCGGTGATCGTGGTCGCCACCATCGCCCTCGGCGGTTACATCTCGGCCGAGGCCACGCTGTCCTTCCTGGGCATCGGACTCGCCGAGCCGACCGTGTCGTGGGGTGTCGACATCTCCTCCGGCCAGGAGCAGCTGCGCAACGCCGCGTTCGTGCTGATCATCCCGTCGGTCATGGTGTCGATCACCGTTCTGGCGTTCATCATGCTCGGCGATGCTGTACGCAACGCCCTCGACCCCAAGCTGCGCTGA
- a CDS encoding peptide ABC transporter substrate-binding protein → MRGAKSAKWVAGAAIIALAATACGGGDGDDSSNSASKEKGKPAGYVSVDVGEPQKPLIPADTNEQLGSYVIQAVFTQLLEFDGEGNIVYTNAESVTTEDSKTWTVKLKPGWKFHDGTPVTAESYIKAWNWYANIKNNQQNAFWFEDIKGYADVHPEKGDPKSEEMSGLKAVDDTTFTIELDKPVPYFEYKLGYYTFAPLPEVFYKDTKAFGQAPVGNGPYIFEKWDHKKLIQVKANPDYQGPNKAKNKGILFKNYATVEAAYQDLISGNLDMIRQVGPKDLPKYKQDLGDRVIDEPYAAVQSLVPTFYSKTFKDIDPKVIQGLSMGIDRDTITKTVLNGTREPAKSFTPPGVAGNQQLDTDVFTFDPAKAKALVKEGGGVPDNKIWIQYNADGGHKEWVTAVCESIRNSTGVDCIPDAKPDFQTDLEARDNDQVKSMYRGGWVADYPLNVNFMRELYGTTAEANNGRFSDKEVDAAFKKGDNAPSLDESIKAYQEAEKLVLDKMPAIPLWEYKINGGYGKSVDNVAIDFRGDYVMTDVTVK, encoded by the coding sequence ATGCGCGGTGCCAAGAGCGCCAAGTGGGTCGCGGGAGCGGCAATCATCGCCCTGGCCGCGACCGCCTGCGGCGGGGGCGACGGCGACGACAGCAGCAACTCTGCTTCGAAGGAGAAGGGCAAGCCCGCGGGCTACGTCTCCGTCGACGTCGGTGAGCCGCAGAAGCCCCTGATCCCGGCCGACACGAACGAGCAGCTCGGCAGCTACGTCATCCAGGCCGTGTTCACGCAGCTCCTGGAGTTCGACGGCGAGGGCAACATCGTCTACACGAACGCGGAGTCCGTGACGACGGAGGACTCCAAGACCTGGACGGTCAAGCTCAAGCCCGGCTGGAAGTTCCACGACGGCACCCCGGTCACCGCCGAGTCGTACATCAAGGCGTGGAACTGGTACGCCAACATCAAGAACAACCAGCAGAACGCCTTCTGGTTCGAGGACATCAAGGGCTACGCGGACGTCCACCCGGAGAAGGGTGACCCGAAGTCCGAGGAGATGTCCGGTCTGAAGGCGGTCGACGACACCACCTTCACGATCGAGCTCGACAAGCCGGTCCCGTACTTCGAGTACAAGCTCGGCTACTACACCTTCGCCCCGCTGCCCGAGGTGTTCTACAAGGACACCAAGGCCTTCGGCCAGGCGCCGGTCGGCAACGGTCCCTACATCTTCGAGAAGTGGGACCACAAGAAGCTCATCCAGGTCAAGGCCAACCCGGACTACCAGGGTCCGAACAAGGCCAAGAACAAGGGCATCCTGTTCAAGAACTACGCGACCGTCGAGGCCGCGTACCAGGACCTGATCTCCGGCAACCTGGACATGATCCGCCAGGTCGGCCCGAAGGACCTGCCGAAGTACAAGCAGGACCTCGGTGACCGCGTGATCGACGAGCCGTACGCGGCCGTCCAGTCGCTGGTCCCGACCTTCTACTCGAAGACCTTCAAGGACATCGACCCGAAGGTCATCCAGGGTCTGTCCATGGGCATCGACCGTGACACGATCACCAAGACCGTGCTCAACGGCACCCGCGAGCCCGCGAAGAGCTTCACGCCCCCGGGCGTCGCCGGCAACCAGCAGCTGGACACGGACGTCTTCACGTTCGACCCGGCCAAGGCGAAGGCGCTCGTCAAGGAAGGCGGCGGTGTTCCGGACAACAAGATCTGGATCCAGTACAACGCCGACGGCGGCCACAAGGAGTGGGTGACCGCGGTCTGCGAGTCCATCCGCAACTCGACCGGTGTCGACTGCATCCCGGACGCCAAGCCGGACTTCCAGACCGACCTGGAAGCGCGTGACAACGACCAGGTGAAGTCGATGTACCGCGGTGGCTGGGTCGCCGACTACCCGCTGAACGTCAACTTCATGCGGGAGCTGTACGGCACCACCGCCGAGGCCAACAACGGCCGGTTCTCGGACAAGGAGGTCGACGCGGCCTTCAAGAAGGGCGACAACGCCCCCTCCCTGGACGAGTCGATCAAGGCGTACCAGGAGGCCGAGAAGCTCGTCCTCGACAAGATGCCGGCGATCCCGCTCTGGGAGTACAAGATCAACGGCGGTTACGGCAAGTCCGTCGACAACGTCGCGATCGACTTCCGTGGTGACTACGTCATGACCGACGTCACCGTGAAGTAA